DNA from Bordetella genomosp. 13:
AGACGCGATGCTGCGCATTCTCGGGCCGCGGGCCCGCGGCATTCTGACGCTTGCCCTGGGTTTGGCGGCTCTGCGCCTGGTGGGCATGGCCTGGCTGCCCTACATGGATACGTCCGAGCCGCGTTACGCGGAGATCGCTCGCCTGATGGTACAGACGGGGGACTGGATCACGCCCTGGTTCGAACCCGGCATTCCGTTCTGGGGCAAGCCGCCGCTGTCGTTCTGGCTGCAGGCCGCTTCCATGAAGCTGTTCGGCCTTTCCGAAATGGCGGGCCGCCTGCCCGCCTGGCTTGCCGTGCTGGCGACGCTGTACCCCATCCATGCGGTGGCCAGGGCATGGGCAGGCCGGCGCGCCGCGGCCTGCGCCGTGCTTCTGTATACGACCTGCGCGCTTCCGTACATGACGGCAGGAGCCGTGCTTACGGACCCGTTCCTCGCCTTGGGAACGACGCTGGTGATGGCCGGCCTGGTCCTGCCGCAACGGCATTGGCGCATATTGGCGGTGGCGGGGTTGGCGATCGGACTGCTGGCGAAAGGTCCGTTGGCCGTCGTGCTGGTCGCGGGGCCGCTGGCCGTGCATCGGCTCTGCTATGGCAGCCGCCAGTGGGCCGGCGTGCCGCTCGCGCGCGCTCTCTCTGGGGCCGTCCTGGCGGTGGCGCTGGCCGCACCCTGGTATATCGTGGCCGAACTGAAGACGCCGGGCTTCCTGGATTACTTCATCGTGGGCGAACATGTGCGGCGGTTCCTGGATCCCGGCTGGGGCGGCGACATGTACGGCACGGCGCATCGCAGCGCCTTCGGCGGCATATGGGTGGGCTGGCTGCAGGCCGCCATGCCCTGGGGACCGATCGCGCTGGCCGCGCTGGCGGCAGGGCTGCGCCGCGAATCCGGCCGACGGCGGCTGCGCATGCTGGTCGCCCGCCCGATGACGGGCTATCTGCTGGCATGGGCGCTTTTTACGCCCGCATTCTTCACCGCATCCAGCAACATACTGTGGACCTACGTGCTGCCTGCGCTGCCGGCGTTCGCCATTCTGGCGGCGCGGCCGCTGGCGATCGCCATGCGGCGCGTGGGAGCGGTGTTGCCGCAGCGCAAACGCGCGTGGCCGCGGCGCGGCATCGTGGCGGCGGCATGCGCAACGCCCATCGCGATGCTGACGGCCACCCTCGTATTGGCCATCGAGCCGCAATTGGCCAGGAGCGAACGAGAGGTCATCCAGTACGTCGACACGAATGCCCCCGCGGGCGCGCGGCTCTGGTACGTCGGGACCCTCCCGTTCTCGGCGCGCTACTATTCCCACGGGCACGCCGAGCGGATACCGCGCAGCCAGGTCGCCGAAAGGCTGGCCAGCGTGAAGGGGCCGGTCTACATCGCGGCTTCGCCCACCGACATGGACCATCTGCGGGCAGTCATGAAGCTGCAGATCATCGATGGCGCACAGAGCCGGCGCTATGTGCTTGCGCGGGCGACCATCCCGGAAAGATACCAATTACCGTCGCTGTCATATCGTTGATGCCCATACTGTCGAATAGCGCGGGGTCGATGGGACCGGTGCGGTCGCGAGCCAGGACTTCGATTTCCGCAGGCGGATGCCGATGAAGGACAAGACCAGGGTACTGATCGTAGAAGACAACGTCGCCTTGGCGGAGAACCTGTTCGAGTTTCTCGGCGAAGAGGCTTACGTGCTCGATTTCGCGTCGGATGGACTGACAGCGCTTCATCTGCTGGCGACCCAGACCTATGACGTGATCGTACTGGACGTCATGGTGCCCGGCGTATCCGGCTTCGACATCTGCCAGCGCATCCGTCAGGATCTTCGTGTCCATACGCCCATCATTTTCATGACCGCGAAGGACGAGATCGAAGACAAGGTCAAGGGCTTCACGCTGGGCGGAGACGATTATCTGGTCAAGCCCTTCGACCTGCGCGAACTCGTGGTGCGCATCCAGGCCCTGAAGCGGCGTCCCGGCACCGCGGCCCAGGTGCTGCAGGCCGGACCGGTGATCTACGACCCGGGCACGTTGAAGGTGCAACTGCTGGGCCAGGGCCGCATAGAGCTGTCGGGCACCGCAGCCCGCATTTTCGAGGCCATCATCCGGGCGCATCCGCGCTTCGTGCCATACGAGACCCTGCACGGACTGCTGTGGCCCGACCGGGACGTGGACGCCAACACGCTGCGCACGCACGTATACATGCTGCGCAAGCAGTTTCTCGAGACGTACGGAACGCCGCTGGTCAAGACTCTGCACGGTCGAGGCTACGTGCTGGCGCCTCCGGGCGAGGAGTAGGTCCGCAGCGCTGTTCGCGCGTTTCGACGCCGGCCGCTATTGCCCGGCCTCGGCCGTGAACGCCACGCGCACGGCCATGCCGGCGCCTTCCGTACCGCCCACCTTGAGCTTCCAGCCCAGCCGCTCGCACACCAGGGTCACGATGAACAGGCCCAGCCCTGAACGCGACTGCGAGGCGGCATGCGCCGTGTCGCCAGCAAGCTGGCGTCGATAGGGTTCCGGAAGGCCCGCGCCCTGGTCCGCGATTTCGAGCCACTGCGCGTCCAGACGCACCTCCACGGTCCCGGGCGTATGCTGCAGCGCGTTGTGCAGCAGGTTGCGCACCAGCATCTTCACCAGCGCCGCATCGGCCATGACGACCGGTTCAGCCAGTCTGTGGAACCTTACCCGCTCCCGTTCGCCGCGCGCTGTGGTGGCGTCGTCGAGCACGTCTTCGATGGTGCCGGCGAGCGCAACCGGCGCAAGCGCATGGGCTTCGCGCCTGGTCAGCTTGAGGATCACGTCGACGTTGGCGCCCATTTCGTCGACCGCGCGGCGGATGCGGCGCAAGGCCCTCTGGTCCGTTGGCGAAGATTGCTCGCGGGTCTCGATGCCGTCCAGGGCGCCGGCGATGATGGCGATGGGAGTACGCAGTTCGTGACTGGCCATGCCCAGCAGCGACTTCTCGCGCTGCACGTATGACTCGATCTCGTCGAGGAAACGGTTGAACGAACCCGAGATCTCCTGCAGTTCCAGGTCGGAGTACTGGACGGATATTCTCGGCATGGCCGGCGCCGGCTCGGTGATGGCGATCTGCTCGGCCATGCGGGTCAAGGGCGCCGCCAGCCGGCGCCCCGTGAAGCGCGCCAGCAGGCTGGCCAGAATGACCATGGCGATGCTGAGTATCGCAAGGAAGCGGGCGAACACCGCCTCCTGCTGTTCGAAGTTGCTGATGTCTTTGGCCAGGTAGAGGCGGCCGTTGGCCGTCTCGGAACTGGCGACCATGAAGGTCGCGTCGCCGGAGTGGATCTCGCCGGCGAAGGGGAACGCTTCCGGCCGGAAGATCTGCGGCACCTCGACGGTACCCACCAGCGCCCTGGGTATGTACAGGGCCTGCAATGTCGCGGTGGTCCACTGGAAGGGCTTGTCCTGGTGCGCAAGCTCGAGCATGAAATCACGCTCGGTCTGCATGTCCAGGGTGACGATCGACTGCTCCAGCCGCTCGTTGGCGATCAGCACGCTGAAGATGGCAACGAACAGTGTGGTCGCGACCGCGCCCATGACGGTGTGCCGTATGCGGCGTTCGATTGACTTGGCCATTTCCGTAGAGGCTTTTGCTTTTGCGATAACGAGCTGATCGCGCCGGCAGTTCGGGCGGACACCAGATGCGGACCTGTTCGCATCATCCAAAGGTTGTACTCTGGATGAAGCCATAAGTCGAATTTACGAAGCCCTACCCACAGCGTCAGAATCACAACCTCATCCGACTAAGCCGAACAGGTGAGATGATGTCAGCAGCTCAAGTGAAGCGTCCTATCGCGGTAATTGCAGCAGCAGACGATGGGACGACGTACCGCATAGAACGGCGCAATCGGGCCTTGCCGGGAGACAAGGGCGTAAGCGCGTTTTTCTACTGCTGCCTGCCGGACGGACAGGACGTCAGTTGGCTGGGGTATGGCACCTACCAGCTGCCCGACGGCACCGTGGTTCGCACACTGATGCCGCGCCGCACCTAGGGGAGCCGTTTCGCCCCGGCGGTGCACGAGATCAGGCCATGATGTGCACGCCGCCGTCGACATAGATGGTTTCCCCCGACAGGCGCCTGGCGTAAGGCGTCGCCAGGAAGGCGCAGGTGAATCCGACGTCCATGATGTCGACAAGCTCTCCGAGGGGCGCCCGCTGCGCCGCCTCGTTGAGCAGCAGATCGAAATCCTTCAAGCCGGAAGCGGCCCGGGTCTGCAGCGGCCCGGGCGATACAGGGTGTACGCGTATCCCCTTGGGGCCAAGTTCGAACGCCAGGTAGCGCGCGGACGCCTCGAGCGCGGCTTTCACCGGACCCATCACGTTGTAGTTGGGCACCACCTTGTTCGCCCCGTAATAGCTCATGGTGAACATGGCGCCGCCGTCTTTCATCAACGGCGCGGCCCTGCGCGCCAGGCGTATGAACGAATGGCATGAAATGTCCATGGCCTGCCCGAAGCCCTCCGCCGAGCAGTTCAGCAGGCCTCCCTGCAGGTCGTCCTTGGGCGCCCACGCGAGGGAATGCACCAGCACGTCCAGCCGGCCCCACTCCTGTTCGATCCGCGCGAAGACGGCATCGAAATCAGCGGGGTTGGAGACGTCGAGCGGCATGAAGATCGGCGCCGCCAGCTGGCGCGCAAGCGGTTCCACGTAGCTTCGGGTCTTTTCGCCGGCATAGGTGATGGCCAGTTCGGCGCCGCATTCGCGGAACGCCTTCGCGCAGCCGTAGGCAATCGAATGTTCATTGGCGATGCCGCAGATCAACGCGCGGGCGTTGGCCAGTATGGGGCGTGGGGCTAGGTTGGTCATGATGTCGTTCCTGGTGCGTCCGGCACGGCAGTGTTCGGCGACGCCTGGCTGCACGTTTTCCAGGTGTGGCGCGCCACCATCAGTTCTTCGTTGGTGGGAATCACCCACGCCGACACCCTGCTGCCCGGCGCGTGGATGCGCAGCCTGTTCTTCCGGTTGGCGGCCGCATCGAGCTCGATGCCGAGCCATGCCGCGTCGCGGCACACCCGTTCGCGTATCGTGGGCGCATGCTCGCCGATGCCGGCCGTAAAGACCAGCGCATCGATGCCCTGTGCCGCGGCCACCAGCGATCCCAGTTCACGCCCGATGCGATACGTGTACAGGTCCACCGCGAAGCGCGCATCCGCCTCTCCGCTGTCGAGCAGGGTGCGCATGTCGCTCGATATGCCCGACACGCCGAGCAGCCCGGACTGCTTGTAGATGAGGTTCTCGATGGCGCGCGCGTCCATGCCCAGTTCGTCCATCATGTACAGCAGGACGCCGGGGTCCAGGTTGCCGCTGCGCGTGCCCATCGGCAGGCCGTCGACGGCGGTGAAACCCATGGTGCTGGCCACGCTGCGGCGCTCGACCAGCGCGCACATGCTGCTGCCGTTGCCCAGGTGGGCGACGATGGTGCGGCCCGAGGCGGCCTTCGGGTCGAGTTCCGCCAGCGTGCTGGCGATGTACTCGTACGACAGTCCATGGAATCCGTAGCGCCTCACTCCCTGGCCCGTGATCGAGCGGGGCAGCGCGAAGGCCTGTGCCACTTCGGGCTGGCGTCGATGGAAAGCCGTGTCGAAGCAGGCCACCTGCGGCAGGTCGGGCCGCAACTGCGCGACCACTTCGATGGGCTTCAGGTTGTGCGGCTGGTGCAGCGGCGCGAGCGGCGTCAGCTTCGCCAGCGCGCGCATCACCTCGGGCGTGACGAGAACGGGGCTGGCATACGCGATACCCCCGTGCACCACGCGATGCCCGACAGCCACCAGCCTGTGGCCCTCGCGTTGGCTGCGCAGATAATCGACAAGATAGGCCACTCCGCCCGCGTGCCCCAGTTCGGCGCCCTTCTCCCATTGCTTCGCCTCGATGTCGGCGCCGGCGACGTCCTTCAGCCTGAAGCTTGGGGCGGTATAGAGACCCTCGATCTGGCCGCGCAACAGCATCGGAAGCGCCTCGCTGCCTGCGTCGAACACGCAGAACTTGATGCTGGATGAACCGGCATTGAGCACAAGAATCACGTCAGCCATGATGTCACCTCAGGATGCGGTCGCCCTCGCGGCGGGCTGCGGCGACCAGCACCGCGACGGCACAGGAGGCGAGGCGCGTCAGCACCGAATCGGCCCGGCTGGTCAGGATGATCGGCACCCGCGCGCCCAGCACGATCCCGGCGGCATCGGCCCCAGCGAGGAACGACAGGCTCTTGGCCAGCATGTTGCCCGCCTCCAGGTCGGGCACCAGCAGCACGTTGGCGCGTCCCGCCACGGGCGATTCGATCTTCTTGGTCCGCGCCGCTTCCATATCGATGGCGTTGTCCAGCGCCAGCGGGCCATCGACGAGGGCGCCCGTGATCTGGCGCCGGTCTACCATCTTGCACAGCGCGGCCGCCTCGACCGTGGAGGGCACCTTCGGATTGACCACCTCCATCGCCGACAGGATCGCCACGCGGACCTCGGGCACGCGCAACGCGTGCGCGAAATCGATGGCGTTCTGCAGGATGTCGGCCTTTTCTTCCAGCGTGGGTGCGATGTTCACCGCGGCGTCGGTGATGATCAGCGCGTCCTCGTGGCCGGGGACGTCCATCACGAAACAGTGGCTGATGCGCCGCGACGTGCGCAGTCCGGTATCGCGCCTGACCACCGCGCCCAGCAGGTCATCCGTGTGCAGGCTGCCCTTCATCAACGCCTCGGCCTTGCCTTCCCGCACCAGAGCCACCGCGGCTTCGGCGGCGGCCTTGGCGTCCGGCGCGTCGACGATATCCATGCCCGACACATCTATGCCGTGCCGGTCCGCCACGGCCTGGATCTGGTCGCGCGGTCCGACGAGCGTGGCCGCGATCAAGTCTAGCCGCGCGGCCTCCGTCGCACCTTCCAGCGACGACTGGTCGCACGGATACACGACGGCCGTGGGCGTGGCGGGGATGGTCTGGCAGTAGTCGATCAGGCGCTGATACTTCGCATGGTCGGGATTCATCTCGCCTCCTTCGTGGACCGACGGCTGCCGGTTCTGTTCGCTGCCGGGGACTGCTTCTGCGGCCGTCTTTGCGGCCGGGTGGGACGCGCCCGGCCACTGCCGTTCGCCGCTTTCTTCGCCGATGGGGCGGGCGCCAGCACATGGCGTATGCGTTCCAGCATCGCCATCTGTCCCGCGGTCGGAAAGGCGGTAAGTACTCGCTCGTCGGACATCAGCCGCCCCAGCAGGGTGACCAGCCGTTTGCGGTCGGACGCATCGGCAAGCAGCCTGGGCAGGCTCTCGACGGCGCGTTCGGGCTCGTACTGGGTGATGATCTCCTGCTCGCCCCGAACACGGCGCCACTCGTGAGGCTCGATGTCGGGCAGGTACTTCTCATACTCCTCGGCGAGCTCCTGGCGCAGTTCCAGGCGCGACAGCGGCAATGGCACTCCCTTGTTCATGAGCAGGTACGCCACGCGCGCCAGCGCCTCGACGTAGCCGCCTTTATCGGTCAAGGTCAGCGCATCGCGGACGATCGCCAGCTGGCGCGGCTCTTCCTCGGCCTCGGTTTCGCCATCGCGGGCCGGCGCCGCCTTGGCGACGAAGTAGTTCAGCAGGGGATTGGTGTATATCGAGAAGAAGCCCGCTTCGGTCATGGCGTCGCGCGTCGCCCGGTAGTAATCGAGCGATGCGCTGATCAGTTCGGCGTTCTTCTTCTCTGCGAGCCGCAGGGGGTTGTCCTCCGTCACCGGCCGCCTGTTGTCTTTCACCATCCTGGCGGCATGCGCCAGCCACCATAGCCATGGATTGAGATCCGAGATGGCCCAGTTCTGCATCCTGAGCGGATGCAGGGCGCGCAGCTGCTTCGCCGTATGGTCGTTGGACATGAGGCGTACCAAAGGTTGCGCATACAGCTCATAGCCCTTCTGTACGAACTCCGACACGCCGGCCACGGCTTCGAAGGCCTTTTCGTCCACGCGCTCGAATCGGTTGAGCCGCTGTGCGATGTCCTCGAGACGACGCTCCGCGAAGTCCACTTCGTATTGCGGTTCGCCGCGTTCGTCTGTCGTCTCGGTGATGGACATGCTGTACAGCCCGGGCGCGAGCCCTTCGATACTCTTGAGCACTGACACGATCTGCGCATGCTCCTTGCGGGCAACCTTGCCCGAGACGAAGATGCCCAGGTGCCCGATGCTCTCGTGAAGCAGGCCGACGATGACCTGACCATGCGCCTTGATCTCTTCCGTGCTGCCGTACACATCCAGGATCCAGTTGAAGGCCTGTTGCGGCGGCGTGATGTTGTCGCCCATGGATGCCATCAGCACGATCGGCGACTTGATGTCGCGCAGATCGAAGCCTCTGCCTTCCGCGGCGTCGACTTCGCCGCTCCACAGCTTGTTGCCCACGAAAAGATTGCGGGTGATCCACTCGATCTCTTCGCGGTTCATCAGGTAATACCCGCCCCACCAGCGCTCGAATTCCAGGAAACGCGGAGGCTCGGTGTCGGCGTTGTCGTACACGTGGTAGTACTTGTCCCACAGGCTGTTGGCGGGATTCAGGTTCTCGAAGTTCTGCACCAGGTGGGCGCCGTCGAACTTGCCGTTGCCCAGGTCCGCCATCAGCGTGGCAAGCCAGGTTCCGCCCAGCATGCCGCCCGCGTAGCGCATGGGGTTGTCGCCCTCTCCTTCGCTCCACGCGCCTCCCCAATACGACATGGGCGCGCCATTGATGACGATGGGCCCGGTTTCGTCCGGGTCGGAGGCCACCAGCATCATCGCGGCCCAGCCGCCCTGGCAATTGCCCACGATGGCAGGCTTGGGGGCGTCGGGGTGCAGGGCGCGTACGTGTTTGACGAAGCGCTGTTCTGCGCGGCAGACGTCCAGCACCGTCTGCCCGGGCTCGGGATCGCGAAAGAAGATGACGAAGTAGACGGGATGCCCCGCGCGCAGCGCGACACCCACCTGCGAATCGTCCTTGAACCCGCCGATGCCGGGACCATGTCCGGCGCGCGGGTCGATGATGACGTATGGCCGCTGCTTGGGATTGACCGTCACGCCGGGCGGCGGTTTGATGCGCAGCAGGGCGTAATTGACGGGGCGATCGAACGTGCGGCCATCGGCCACGATCTCGGAATCGAAGTGCAGCACCGGCTTGAGGCCTTGCGCGGCGTTGTCCACGAAGTTGTTGCCGCGCTGTCGCAGCGTGTCCCAGAACAGTATGGACCGTTGCATGGCATCGAGGGCATAGCTGGACCAGTGTCGCGGATCCATCGTGAAAGGCGCGCTGAGCGCCGGCAGGGCGCCTTCCGCGTCGCTGGCCGGGTTCACTCGCTGCTTCAGTTTCTCGTTGGCCAACTCCATGCGCTTTCGCAGGAGCGTTGCCACCTTCGAGGCCGTGCTCGACAGCTGTTTCGGTTGGGTTGTCGCGTCCATGCTTGAATCTCCCGGACCTGCCTGAAGCGATGCATCGGCTTGGAGCCCTTACAGTTCGAGCGTCACCAGGCGCAGTGTGCTATCACCGGGGCACTGAGCGTCAGCGAAGCCGAGCCGCTCGGCAAGTCTGCGCATACTGAAATTGGTGGACAGTACGAAGCCTTCCATGCGTCGAAGACGTTGCTTGCGAGCGGTGCGGATGAGCAGCTCCATCATGGTCCGGCCCAGGCCTTGGGCGTGCCAGTCCTCCGCGACCGTCACGGCGAATTCGCAGGCGCCGCGATCCGCGGCGTAGACATACCGGGCGCCGGCCACGATGATCTGCCGGTCCTCCTGCGCGATCACAGCGACCAGCGCCACCTCCCTGTCGGGGTTCGGGTTCGTCGCGGAATCGAGCATGTTCTCCGGCAGGACGCGCATCGCGGTGAACAGCCGCGAGTAACGCGCCTCCGCACTGAGGCGTTCGAACGCGGCCGCGAACTCGTTCCTATCGTCCGGCCGAATCGGCCGTATGGTCACGCCGCGCCCATCGCGCAGCTTCACGCTGAGCGGCAGGAACTCGTCCGTCTGGTGGTGATCCGGCATGTTCGTTGCTCCGGCCCAGGCGCCCTGCGTGTGCGCGTGACGCGCGTCGTCCAAGGCTCCCCGGCGAAAATGCTTGGGACGTGAGGCGGGCGGGGCAGACTGAGATGCCCCGAACCAGCTAGGGAATCTAGCTCGGGGGTCATTCAGCCTCTACTGGCCGAACTGCCTACATACGTACCGCGTTGGTAGCAATCCCGCCCAGGACGCGTCGCGAACGACGGGCCGGCGTCGGGGCGGAGTAAGGTAGCGGAATGTCCCCGCTTTCTTCATCGCATCCCCTGCTGGACGATACGCTGCGCGCCGTCGTCCGCCGCTACCGGCCGCCGTCGCTGGATGACGTGCCCGCCGGAGCGGGCAGCGGCAATCCGGCCGCCGCGCTCGCCATCCTGATAGAACGGGCGCGCCGGGCGCTGGCGCGGGGCGACACGCCCGATGCGGCGCTGATGCACGGCTTCACCGACGCCCTCGCGCGGCTCATCGACGATGCGTTGCAACCAGGGTCGGGCGATCCCGTTTTCCAGGCGATGGTGCTGCGGCACCAGGTGGCGCGGGTGCGCGAGTACGCCTCGCTGGCGGCCCACGCCGACAAGGACCGGCGTCAGGTCCATGCGGCGGTCAATGCGGTGGCTCACCCGGCCAAGCCTGCGCGCAGCGGCCAGGGGCCGGTGCCCCAGGCGTTGGAGTCTCTGCATCTCGCCGCTTCTTCGGCATCCTGGCTGGCGGTGGAGAGCGCGGCGCGCGCACTGTTCGCCTTGCCTGGCGCCGACAATGATCCGGCATTGCAGCGAGGCGTGAAGCGGCTGCTCGACGGGCCAGAACTGGGCCGCCTGCAGCGCCTGGATCGACTGGCCTCGGACGAACAGGTGCGCCTGTACCAGTCGCTGTGGAGCCGCCACGGTCCCGCGCCGGGCAGCGCCGGCGCCGTGGCGCAAGGCGCGGCATCGCAGCAGCGCGGCGATGCGGTCGAAGCGCAGGCTACCCGGGCGTTGGAGGCGCTGGCGCGGCGCTTGAATGCGGCAAGCGGCGCAACGGGTCCTTATCGCGTCGTGACGTCGATGCGCGTTCCGTCGTCGATGCCCGGCAATCCGGAGCGCGCCAAGACCGAATGGGACGGTGTGCTGCTGGCGCAGGCGGGCGCCGATGTGTGGGATGTCTGCCTGCTGGTGGAAGCCAAGGCCTCGGTGGAGGCCGCAAGCACCGATTTTCCTCGGCTGATGCGCGGGCTGCGCCTGCTTGCGCAGGCAGAGCAGGACGAGATCTACGCCTTCCCGTCGCGCCAGGGACCGGTGCGCCTGCGCGGCGCCTCGTTGCGTGCGCTGCCGGCCGACGAGGGCGGGGTGGCGGACACGGTGCTGTATTGCTGCGACGCGTCGGCCGACACCATGCCGCGTCTGCTGGGGTCGGCCGCGCGCATGCAGCTGCTGTCCGCGCAGGCCAGCGTGGCGTATGCCAGCGCCCGTGTCGCACAGCGGGATGCGGATCCGCCGCAGCTCGAACCCGTGTGGCACCAGCTGCTGGCATCGCCGCAATGGCGCGCGGTGCTGCATCAGTATCCGACGCTGTGCCGCGTACGCGAACTGATGGTCCACGTCGACGACCTGCTGCAGGCCGCCGCCGTCGGGCCGCAGTCGCGGTTCAGTTCGCCGTGATCCTGCCCACCTCGATCACCTTCTTCCAGCGCGCGAACTCGTCCGCCTGGAACTTGGTGAACTCGGCGGGCGTGTTGCCCACCACTTCGAAGCCCAGTTCCAGCAGCTTGGGCTTCACCGCCGGATCGTTCAGGCTTTCGACGATGCCGTTGCGCAGCTTGTCGCGGATGTCGGTAGGCAGGCCCTTGGGTGCGGCGAACGCCTGCCACGAGGTCACGGTCACGCCCTTGAAGCCGAGTTCTTCCATGGTGGGCACGTCGGGCAGCAGCGGCGAGCGCTTGGCGCTGGTGACCGCGAGCGCGCGCAGCTTGCCGGACTGCACGTGGGTGAGGCAGGTGTTGATGTTGCTGAAGCTGGCATCCACCTGGCCGCCCAACAGGTCGATGATGGCCGGGGCGCCGCCCTTGTAGGGCACGTGCGTGCCCTTGGTATTGGTCTCTTGCCAGAACAGTTCTGCCGTCAGGTGATCCGAGGTGCCGTTGCCGGCCGACGCGAAGGTCAGGCCATCGGCGCTTTTGAGCGCGGCCAGCACGTCCTGCACCGAGTTCAGCTTCGAGTTGGCGTTTACCACCAGCACGTTCGGCGCCTGCACCGCGACGGTGATGTAGTCGAAGTCCTTCAGCGGGTCGTAGCCGGTTTCCTTCACCAGGTGCGGGCCGATCACGAACGGGC
Protein-coding regions in this window:
- a CDS encoding GNAT family N-acetyltransferase; translation: MPDHHQTDEFLPLSVKLRDGRGVTIRPIRPDDRNEFAAAFERLSAEARYSRLFTAMRVLPENMLDSATNPNPDREVALVAVIAQEDRQIIVAGARYVYAADRGACEFAVTVAEDWHAQGLGRTMMELLIRTARKQRLRRMEGFVLSTNFSMRRLAERLGFADAQCPGDSTLRLVTLEL
- a CDS encoding response regulator transcription factor, whose amino-acid sequence is MKDKTRVLIVEDNVALAENLFEFLGEEAYVLDFASDGLTALHLLATQTYDVIVLDVMVPGVSGFDICQRIRQDLRVHTPIIFMTAKDEIEDKVKGFTLGGDDYLVKPFDLRELVVRIQALKRRPGTAAQVLQAGPVIYDPGTLKVQLLGQGRIELSGTAARIFEAIIRAHPRFVPYETLHGLLWPDRDVDANTLRTHVYMLRKQFLETYGTPLVKTLHGRGYVLAPPGEE
- a CDS encoding sensor histidine kinase, producing the protein MAKSIERRIRHTVMGAVATTLFVAIFSVLIANERLEQSIVTLDMQTERDFMLELAHQDKPFQWTTATLQALYIPRALVGTVEVPQIFRPEAFPFAGEIHSGDATFMVASSETANGRLYLAKDISNFEQQEAVFARFLAILSIAMVILASLLARFTGRRLAAPLTRMAEQIAITEPAPAMPRISVQYSDLELQEISGSFNRFLDEIESYVQREKSLLGMASHELRTPIAIIAGALDGIETREQSSPTDQRALRRIRRAVDEMGANVDVILKLTRREAHALAPVALAGTIEDVLDDATTARGERERVRFHRLAEPVVMADAALVKMLVRNLLHNALQHTPGTVEVRLDAQWLEIADQGAGLPEPYRRQLAGDTAHAASQSRSGLGLFIVTLVCERLGWKLKVGGTEGAGMAVRVAFTAEAGQ
- the fabI gene encoding enoyl-ACP reductase FabI, with the protein product MTNLAPRPILANARALICGIANEHSIAYGCAKAFRECGAELAITYAGEKTRSYVEPLARQLAAPIFMPLDVSNPADFDAVFARIEQEWGRLDVLVHSLAWAPKDDLQGGLLNCSAEGFGQAMDISCHSFIRLARRAAPLMKDGGAMFTMSYYGANKVVPNYNVMGPVKAALEASARYLAFELGPKGIRVHPVSPGPLQTRAASGLKDFDLLLNEAAQRAPLGELVDIMDVGFTCAFLATPYARRLSGETIYVDGGVHIMA
- a CDS encoding acetate/propionate family kinase, translating into MADVILVLNAGSSSIKFCVFDAGSEALPMLLRGQIEGLYTAPSFRLKDVAGADIEAKQWEKGAELGHAGGVAYLVDYLRSQREGHRLVAVGHRVVHGGIAYASPVLVTPEVMRALAKLTPLAPLHQPHNLKPIEVVAQLRPDLPQVACFDTAFHRRQPEVAQAFALPRSITGQGVRRYGFHGLSYEYIASTLAELDPKAASGRTIVAHLGNGSSMCALVERRSVASTMGFTAVDGLPMGTRSGNLDPGVLLYMMDELGMDARAIENLIYKQSGLLGVSGISSDMRTLLDSGEADARFAVDLYTYRIGRELGSLVAAAQGIDALVFTAGIGEHAPTIRERVCRDAAWLGIELDAAANRKNRLRIHAPGSRVSAWVIPTNEELMVARHTWKTCSQASPNTAVPDAPGTTS
- a CDS encoding phosphate acetyltransferase: MNPDHAKYQRLIDYCQTIPATPTAVVYPCDQSSLEGATEAARLDLIAATLVGPRDQIQAVADRHGIDVSGMDIVDAPDAKAAAEAAVALVREGKAEALMKGSLHTDDLLGAVVRRDTGLRTSRRISHCFVMDVPGHEDALIITDAAVNIAPTLEEKADILQNAIDFAHALRVPEVRVAILSAMEVVNPKVPSTVEAAALCKMVDRRQITGALVDGPLALDNAIDMEAARTKKIESPVAGRANVLLVPDLEAGNMLAKSLSFLAGADAAGIVLGARVPIILTSRADSVLTRLASCAVAVLVAAARREGDRILR
- a CDS encoding ArnT family glycosyltransferase — encoded protein: MLRILGPRARGILTLALGLAALRLVGMAWLPYMDTSEPRYAEIARLMVQTGDWITPWFEPGIPFWGKPPLSFWLQAASMKLFGLSEMAGRLPAWLAVLATLYPIHAVARAWAGRRAAACAVLLYTTCALPYMTAGAVLTDPFLALGTTLVMAGLVLPQRHWRILAVAGLAIGLLAKGPLAVVLVAGPLAVHRLCYGSRQWAGVPLARALSGAVLAVALAAPWYIVAELKTPGFLDYFIVGEHVRRFLDPGWGGDMYGTAHRSAFGGIWVGWLQAAMPWGPIALAALAAGLRRESGRRRLRMLVARPMTGYLLAWALFTPAFFTASSNILWTYVLPALPAFAILAARPLAIAMRRVGAVLPQRKRAWPRRGIVAAACATPIAMLTATLVLAIEPQLARSEREVIQYVDTNAPAGARLWYVGTLPFSARYYSHGHAERIPRSQVAERLASVKGPVYIAASPTDMDHLRAVMKLQIIDGAQSRRYVLARATIPERYQLPSLSYR
- a CDS encoding DUF3141 domain-containing protein, whose amino-acid sequence is MDATTQPKQLSSTASKVATLLRKRMELANEKLKQRVNPASDAEGALPALSAPFTMDPRHWSSYALDAMQRSILFWDTLRQRGNNFVDNAAQGLKPVLHFDSEIVADGRTFDRPVNYALLRIKPPPGVTVNPKQRPYVIIDPRAGHGPGIGGFKDDSQVGVALRAGHPVYFVIFFRDPEPGQTVLDVCRAEQRFVKHVRALHPDAPKPAIVGNCQGGWAAMMLVASDPDETGPIVINGAPMSYWGGAWSEGEGDNPMRYAGGMLGGTWLATLMADLGNGKFDGAHLVQNFENLNPANSLWDKYYHVYDNADTEPPRFLEFERWWGGYYLMNREEIEWITRNLFVGNKLWSGEVDAAEGRGFDLRDIKSPIVLMASMGDNITPPQQAFNWILDVYGSTEEIKAHGQVIVGLLHESIGHLGIFVSGKVARKEHAQIVSVLKSIEGLAPGLYSMSITETTDERGEPQYEVDFAERRLEDIAQRLNRFERVDEKAFEAVAGVSEFVQKGYELYAQPLVRLMSNDHTAKQLRALHPLRMQNWAISDLNPWLWWLAHAARMVKDNRRPVTEDNPLRLAEKKNAELISASLDYYRATRDAMTEAGFFSIYTNPLLNYFVAKAAPARDGETEAEEEPRQLAIVRDALTLTDKGGYVEALARVAYLLMNKGVPLPLSRLELRQELAEEYEKYLPDIEPHEWRRVRGEQEIITQYEPERAVESLPRLLADASDRKRLVTLLGRLMSDERVLTAFPTAGQMAMLERIRHVLAPAPSAKKAANGSGRARPTRPQRRPQKQSPAANRTGSRRSTKEAR